The following proteins come from a genomic window of Dehalococcoidales bacterium:
- a CDS encoding vitamin B12 dependent-methionine synthase activation domain-containing protein, producing the protein MRTDNMLEVLDNIPVTLEPETVMKRLRVRGREAQMEEMARELIDIALPVARPRAVYAVSPINDRTDNTVDIDGIRLTSRVLRINLDKVNRVFAYVATCGREMHELTVPSTDLLKAYCLDIIKMMVLGSAMTYLTRYIDNRYRPGQMSHMNPGSLKDWPLTQQKELFSILGDVEAAIGVTLTDGMAMVPTKSTSGIYFATEIRFESCQLCPNEGCIGRRAPYDPDLAKQYQTTPT; encoded by the coding sequence GTGAGGACTGACAACATGCTCGAAGTGCTGGACAACATACCGGTCACGCTGGAGCCGGAGACAGTGATGAAACGACTGCGTGTGCGCGGTCGTGAAGCACAAATGGAAGAGATGGCGCGGGAGTTGATTGACATTGCCCTGCCGGTTGCCCGACCCAGGGCGGTCTACGCAGTCTCACCAATCAATGACCGCACCGATAACACCGTAGACATTGATGGCATCCGCCTTACCAGCCGCGTGCTGAGAATCAACCTGGACAAGGTGAACCGCGTCTTCGCCTATGTCGCCACCTGCGGCCGGGAGATGCACGAATTGACCGTGCCATCCACCGACTTGCTCAAGGCGTACTGCCTGGACATCATCAAGATGATGGTCCTGGGCTCGGCAATGACCTACCTCACCAGATACATAGACAACCGATACCGGCCGGGCCAGATGTCTCACATGAACCCGGGGTCACTGAAAGACTGGCCGTTGACACAGCAGAAGGAGCTGTTCTCCATCCTCGGTGATGTCGAGGCAGCCATCGGGGTGACTCTAACCGATGGCATGGCTATGGTCCCCACCAAGTCTACATCCGGGATATACTTCGCCACCGAAATCCGATTCGAAAGCTGCCAGCTCTGTCCCAATGAGGGCTGTATCGGCCGGAGAGCCCCGTACGACCCGGACCTGGCCAAACAGTACCAGACTACACCAACCTGA